Proteins found in one Amycolatopsis umgeniensis genomic segment:
- a CDS encoding ABC transporter permease, protein MLRTVLAGLKARPLRLLLSAVAVTLGVTFVAGSFVLTDSVGAGLREAVAFETRGVDASIDATSRAVLDDTALAKARAVPGVAVADGRATVSAPILGPDGRPRDAAATALGTEGLRPYDLADGRFPQGAGEIAMERNSAEGFSPGQPVTVLDETGGRHALTLVGTFSRPTDAGLGGATLVVSQETLRQLSPAATFGEIVVHASPGVGPAQLVADLKKAVGAPVVTGKEAAARLLRETAPNTAGIAKFFTAFAVLAMVVAAMVITNSFTILVAQRSRELALLRCVGAGKRQVFGSVLAEAAVVGAIASVAGLFGGLGVAALLQTVAGQETVYVPLTARTLAAAPAIGILVTALAAAIPAWSATRVAPVEALRTPVESARAGRPRMVVAAILLAAGIGAGVLALRSTVEDGAALAVVAMVALLGATLAAGPLVAGPVVRALGSLVPGQPAKLAALNADRNPKRTAASAAALTIGLAVVALATTVAAGVEAGRSHGIGEQLAADFTVTSVLPARSLPATLAGTLATVPGVTATEIRHSFSGDLGEYGTYQLTAVSGDLLRPTVLSGRLDRLGPGEIAISKDLADQSGLAVGDTVRSLRVVAVYDGVDAPGIDLGFALVDLSEQRKIAMNEENHDGSVLVKVDDPDRARPLLERELAGTPIAKLSSVDEIEEEAAAPLRETLNLMWALTALAVLIAFAGIANTLSLSVLERTRESALLRALGLTRGGLGAALTVESVFVAVLGATCGLLVGIGSAWLITEVASGGGEPIVFAPPWGRLGVLVAAALVAAPLAAWVPARRAGRVSLTGSRE, encoded by the coding sequence ATGCTGCGAACCGTGCTCGCCGGGCTCAAGGCCCGGCCGCTGCGGCTGCTGCTGTCGGCCGTCGCCGTCACCCTCGGCGTGACCTTCGTGGCGGGGTCGTTCGTGCTCACGGACTCCGTCGGCGCGGGGCTGCGGGAAGCGGTCGCCTTCGAAACGCGCGGCGTGGACGCGTCGATCGACGCCACCAGCCGGGCCGTACTCGACGACACGGCCCTGGCGAAGGCCCGCGCGGTGCCCGGTGTCGCCGTCGCGGACGGCCGGGCCACCGTCAGCGCACCGATCCTCGGCCCTGACGGCCGTCCGCGAGACGCCGCCGCGACCGCGTTGGGTACCGAAGGCCTACGCCCGTACGACCTCGCGGACGGCCGCTTTCCCCAGGGCGCGGGGGAAATCGCGATGGAACGGAACAGTGCCGAGGGATTCTCGCCGGGGCAGCCCGTGACCGTGCTGGACGAGACCGGCGGCCGTCACGCGCTGACGCTGGTCGGCACTTTCAGCCGCCCCACCGACGCGGGGCTGGGCGGGGCGACGCTGGTGGTGTCGCAGGAAACACTGCGGCAGCTGAGTCCGGCGGCGACCTTCGGCGAGATCGTCGTCCACGCGTCACCGGGTGTCGGCCCGGCACAGCTCGTCGCGGATCTGAAGAAGGCGGTGGGCGCACCGGTGGTCACGGGGAAAGAGGCCGCTGCCAGGCTGCTCCGGGAGACAGCGCCGAACACGGCCGGGATAGCGAAGTTCTTCACCGCCTTCGCGGTCCTCGCCATGGTGGTGGCCGCGATGGTGATCACCAACTCCTTCACCATCCTCGTGGCCCAGCGATCGCGTGAACTGGCGTTGCTGCGCTGCGTCGGCGCCGGTAAACGACAGGTCTTCGGCAGTGTGCTCGCCGAGGCGGCCGTGGTGGGCGCGATCGCCTCCGTGGCCGGGCTGTTCGGCGGGCTGGGTGTCGCCGCTCTCCTGCAGACAGTCGCGGGTCAGGAGACCGTGTACGTCCCGCTGACCGCGCGGACCTTGGCCGCCGCGCCGGCGATCGGCATCCTGGTGACCGCGCTCGCGGCGGCGATCCCGGCGTGGTCCGCGACCAGGGTCGCGCCTGTCGAGGCACTCCGGACCCCTGTCGAGTCCGCGCGCGCCGGGCGTCCCCGTATGGTCGTCGCGGCGATCCTGCTCGCCGCCGGTATCGGCGCGGGCGTGCTGGCCCTTCGGTCCACAGTGGAGGATGGCGCCGCCCTCGCCGTGGTGGCGATGGTCGCGCTGCTCGGCGCCACACTGGCCGCCGGACCGCTGGTGGCCGGACCGGTCGTCCGGGCGCTCGGCTCGCTCGTACCGGGGCAGCCCGCGAAACTCGCCGCGCTCAACGCGGACCGCAACCCCAAGCGCACCGCCGCCAGCGCCGCCGCGCTCACCATCGGCCTCGCCGTCGTCGCACTCGCGACCACCGTGGCGGCGGGCGTCGAAGCGGGCCGGAGCCACGGCATCGGCGAGCAACTCGCCGCCGATTTCACCGTCACCTCGGTCCTCCCGGCCCGGTCACTGCCCGCCACCCTCGCCGGCACCCTGGCGACCGTTCCCGGCGTGACCGCCACCGAGATCCGCCACTCCTTCTCCGGCGACCTCGGCGAGTACGGCACGTATCAACTCACCGCCGTCAGCGGAGATCTTTTGCGCCCCACAGTGCTCTCCGGACGTCTCGACCGGCTCGGCCCCGGCGAGATCGCCATCAGCAAGGACCTCGCCGACCAGTCCGGGCTCGCCGTCGGCGACACCGTGCGCTCCCTGCGCGTGGTGGCGGTCTATGACGGCGTGGACGCACCGGGCATCGATCTGGGATTCGCGCTGGTCGACCTCTCAGAGCAGCGAAAGATCGCCATGAACGAGGAGAACCACGACGGGAGCGTGCTCGTCAAGGTCGACGATCCCGATCGGGCGCGGCCGCTGCTGGAGCGGGAACTGGCCGGCACGCCGATCGCGAAACTGAGCAGTGTCGACGAGATCGAGGAAGAGGCGGCCGCGCCACTGCGGGAGACCCTGAACCTCATGTGGGCCTTGACCGCGCTGGCCGTGCTGATCGCTTTCGCCGGGATCGCGAACACGCTTTCGCTGTCCGTCCTGGAACGGACGCGGGAGTCGGCGCTGCTGCGCGCGCTCGGCCTCACCCGCGGCGGGCTCGGCGCCGCCTTGACCGTGGAGTCGGTGTTCGTCGCGGTTCTCGGGGCCACTTGCGGACTGCTGGTCGGGATCGGGTCGGCTTGGCTGATCACGGAGGTGGCGTCGGGCGGCGGCGAGCCGATCGTGTTCGCGCCGCCTTGGGGGCGGTTGGGGGTTCTGGTGGCAGCGGCTCTGGTCGCCGCTCCGCTGGCGGCTTGGGTTCCGGCTCGGCGAGCGGGGCGGGTTTCGCTGACCGGTTCGCGGGAATAG
- a CDS encoding DUF222 domain-containing protein, protein MASNDAPQTTPAEWWRVDTATLHARKQELEVLKRQLDAEQNAILAEINIRGVRGCSGHSTLAAMIFEDFHVTTKEADARADRVLALYPGPSIGGDPAPPLAPLTADAAAEGAIGGSQIDAIIGALARIPSFVPEDDVRGGEKILVDLARHAGPRAIAQAGRRLLDELDPDGKEPRDENPKDARPELRFVKHRNGTLGLKGTLDLETYARLKSDLDPMAKPHKAIDGVRDSRTQDERYGDAFTDYVRLKTTSRNLPGQAGEATHILVTMSYEDLIRDIGEAHLDLVGPISATDARILACDARVRPGVLGTAGEPLDIGRSKRTVSLAQKYALTIRDGGCAFPGCDMPVPRCTAHHIVFWEHHGETKIDNLVLLCTKHHRLIHHSEWKVRIAQDGLPEFTAPAYLDPTGQPRRNTMHLRT, encoded by the coding sequence GTGGCCAGCAACGATGCACCCCAGACGACACCCGCCGAGTGGTGGCGTGTCGACACGGCGACGCTGCATGCCCGTAAACAGGAACTCGAAGTCCTCAAACGCCAACTGGATGCCGAGCAGAACGCGATCCTCGCGGAAATCAATATCCGTGGGGTGCGGGGGTGTTCGGGTCATTCGACGTTGGCGGCGATGATTTTCGAGGACTTCCATGTCACGACGAAGGAGGCCGATGCTCGCGCCGACCGGGTCCTGGCCTTGTATCCCGGCCCGTCGATCGGCGGCGATCCCGCCCCGCCTCTGGCGCCGCTGACCGCCGACGCCGCTGCGGAGGGCGCGATCGGTGGTTCGCAGATCGATGCGATCATCGGGGCTTTGGCGCGGATCCCGTCCTTCGTTCCGGAGGACGATGTGCGGGGTGGGGAGAAGATCCTGGTGGATCTCGCCCGCCACGCCGGGCCCCGCGCGATCGCCCAAGCCGGACGACGACTCCTGGATGAGCTGGACCCGGACGGGAAAGAGCCCCGGGACGAGAACCCGAAAGACGCCCGGCCGGAGTTGCGGTTCGTCAAACACCGCAACGGCACCCTCGGCCTCAAAGGCACCCTCGACCTCGAAACCTACGCACGACTGAAGTCCGACCTCGACCCCATGGCCAAACCGCACAAGGCCATCGACGGAGTCCGGGACTCCCGCACCCAAGACGAACGCTACGGGGACGCTTTCACCGACTACGTGAGGTTGAAGACCACCAGCCGGAACCTTCCCGGCCAAGCCGGGGAAGCCACCCACATCCTGGTGACCATGTCCTACGAGGACCTCATCCGAGACATCGGCGAGGCCCATCTGGATCTGGTCGGTCCGATCAGCGCCACCGACGCCCGCATCCTCGCCTGTGATGCCCGCGTCCGGCCCGGAGTCCTCGGCACCGCGGGCGAACCCTTGGACATCGGCCGTTCGAAACGGACCGTGTCGTTGGCGCAGAAGTACGCGCTCACCATTCGCGACGGTGGTTGCGCGTTCCCGGGCTGCGATATGCCGGTACCACGCTGTACCGCTCACCATATTGTTTTCTGGGAACACCACGGCGAAACGAAAATCGACAACCTCGTGCTGCTGTGCACCAAACACCACCGGCTCATCCACCACAGTGAATGGAAAGTCCGGATCGCTCAGGATGGCCTGCCCGAATTCACGGCCCCGGCCTACCTTGACCCCACCGGCCAACCCAGGCGCAACACCATGCACCTCAGGACATAG
- a CDS encoding YhgE/Pip domain-containing protein, producing the protein MSRFFTGSVRATAFGPLTWKTWLGIVLVPVIVALGLAWAFWSPGDNHGAAKAAVVNTDEPVTVNGQLIPLGRELAGNLVHGEDSAYTWVLTDAEDAKEGISDGTYSAVVTIPPNFSAQATSTSGKPLDARQAIMRVETSQRTGLVDPVASREVANATLTALNRQIVETYVDNLYVGFSSIHQQLVTAADGSDQLVVGLRGLADGTGKLASGAGELAGGAGKLSGAAGQLADGASKLASGTGQLATGSGQLSSGLTQAEKDTAQLPRLTRELADGAQQVANGNKQLADKISPLADKVVRIIDALPTAGDSARKFAELAQKCSGDTKFCADLKAASEKLTADAAILDGKRAEIRDAVVQTKKAVQDLSAGSQKVADGNKQLADKSKELAGGIGSAADGARKLDAGVKAADSGARRLAGGAGQLAGGATTLSTGAGDLATGARSAADGARRAESGASELAKGLNEGRGKVPDYTQTERDHLKQVAATPTIADSAGSGSFGEGAVALILVLALWGCALATYQVIQAVPPSVLTTREPSWRIILAAAVPGATLAVLTALILTGVFWAFLGLSFGKAVTLLAVLVLAAGTFTVVNQALVAIFKRPGRFVALAILVLTVGASLVSTVPGFFGTVLGILPTNGALVALRSLLTGTDGLTSGIVQLVVWLGIGTLAMILVTDRRRSLPGRELRLA; encoded by the coding sequence ATGTCCCGCTTCTTCACCGGTTCCGTCCGTGCGACCGCCTTCGGCCCGCTGACCTGGAAGACCTGGCTCGGGATCGTGCTCGTCCCGGTGATCGTCGCGCTCGGGCTGGCCTGGGCGTTCTGGTCGCCCGGCGACAACCACGGCGCGGCCAAGGCCGCCGTCGTCAACACCGACGAACCCGTGACCGTGAACGGCCAGCTGATCCCGCTCGGCCGTGAACTGGCCGGAAATCTCGTGCACGGCGAGGATTCCGCGTACACCTGGGTGCTCACCGACGCCGAGGACGCGAAGGAAGGCATCTCCGACGGGACGTACTCGGCTGTCGTGACCATCCCGCCGAACTTCTCCGCGCAGGCCACGTCGACTTCGGGCAAGCCGCTCGACGCGCGGCAGGCGATCATGCGCGTCGAGACCTCGCAGCGGACCGGCCTCGTCGATCCGGTGGCGAGCCGGGAGGTCGCGAACGCGACGCTCACCGCGCTCAACCGGCAGATCGTCGAGACCTATGTGGACAATCTGTACGTCGGGTTCTCCTCGATCCACCAGCAACTCGTGACCGCGGCCGACGGCAGCGACCAGCTCGTCGTCGGCTTGCGCGGACTGGCCGACGGGACGGGGAAACTGGCCTCCGGCGCCGGTGAACTCGCCGGTGGGGCGGGAAAGCTCAGTGGCGCGGCCGGACAGCTGGCCGACGGCGCGAGCAAACTCGCGAGCGGCACCGGGCAGCTCGCCACCGGTTCCGGGCAACTCTCGTCGGGGCTGACCCAGGCCGAGAAGGACACGGCCCAGCTGCCCCGGCTGACCCGGGAGCTGGCCGACGGGGCGCAGCAGGTCGCGAACGGCAACAAGCAGCTGGCCGACAAGATCTCGCCTTTGGCGGACAAGGTCGTCCGGATCATCGACGCGCTGCCCACCGCGGGTGATTCGGCGCGGAAGTTCGCCGAACTCGCGCAGAAGTGCAGTGGTGACACCAAGTTCTGCGCCGATCTGAAAGCCGCTTCGGAGAAGCTCACGGCCGACGCCGCGATCCTCGACGGCAAGCGCGCCGAAATCCGCGACGCCGTCGTACAGACGAAGAAGGCGGTGCAGGACCTGTCGGCGGGCTCCCAGAAGGTCGCCGACGGGAACAAGCAACTCGCGGACAAGTCGAAGGAGCTGGCAGGCGGTATCGGCTCGGCGGCCGACGGCGCACGGAAACTCGATGCCGGTGTCAAGGCCGCCGATTCCGGTGCTCGCCGGCTCGCCGGTGGTGCCGGCCAGCTCGCAGGCGGCGCGACGACGTTGTCCACCGGCGCGGGCGATCTCGCCACCGGCGCCCGCTCCGCCGCCGACGGCGCCCGGCGCGCCGAATCCGGCGCCTCGGAACTGGCCAAGGGCCTCAACGAGGGCCGAGGCAAGGTGCCCGACTACACCCAGACCGAACGCGACCACCTCAAACAGGTCGCCGCGACCCCCACGATCGCCGACTCGGCGGGCTCGGGATCGTTCGGCGAAGGCGCGGTGGCGCTGATCCTCGTGCTGGCGCTGTGGGGATGCGCGCTGGCGACGTACCAGGTGATCCAGGCCGTGCCGCCGAGCGTGCTCACCACCCGCGAACCGAGCTGGCGGATCATCCTCGCCGCGGCCGTCCCGGGCGCGACGCTGGCCGTGCTGACCGCCCTGATCCTGACCGGGGTGTTCTGGGCGTTCCTCGGCCTGAGTTTCGGCAAGGCGGTGACCCTGCTCGCGGTGCTGGTACTCGCGGCCGGAACGTTCACCGTGGTCAACCAGGCGCTGGTGGCGATCTTCAAACGCCCTGGCCGCTTCGTCGCGCTGGCGATCCTGGTGCTGACCGTCGGCGCTTCGCTGGTCTCGACCGTGCCCGGCTTCTTCGGGACCGTGCTGGGAATCCTGCCGACCAACGGCGCGTTGGTCGCGCTGCGTTCCCTGCTGACCGGGACGGACGGACTGACGTCGGGGATCGTGCAACTGGTGGTGTGGCTGGGAATCGGGACGCTGGCGATGATCCTGGTGACGGATCGGCGACGGTCCTTGCCGGGGCGGGAACTGCGGCTGGCTTGA
- a CDS encoding MMPL family transporter: MSSFLYRLGRLAARGRVLVTALWLVVLCVAGGAALLFGQGTDDTFAIPGSESQEALDHLGRVFPQVSGTSAQLVVLVPEGQRADSAAVRDAVGAVVPELTRAPQVSTVVNPFDTAVHDAVSKDGRAALVTVQLDVGLADIQPSTRTALAGVAQDLENRIGQGTEVLTGGDAFSDKVPKLSPTEGIGLVIALVVLLMVFGSFIAAGMPLLTAILGVGVSVALVYAATSVATVSSTAPMLAVMLGLAVGIDYALFLLSRHRDQLAEGLDVEESIARATATAGSAVIFAGLTVVIALLGLFVAGIPFLTTMGIAAAGGVAVAVIVAITLIPALLGFAGERLRPKKPKKTKRKKKSRFSLRWVRLATKSPWVTIALIVGVLAVASVPALDLRLALPDNGTDEDGTPARVAYDVVAEHFGPGFNGPLIVTADILSTTDPVGITNGIADDIRRVPGVAVVPLATPNPKGDTAIIQVVPTTGASDEATGDLVERLRSMEGQFKDRYGVQTAVTGFTAVGIDVSTQLGSALLPFGILVVGLSLVLLAMVFRSVLVPLKATFGYLLSIGAAFGATSFVFGQGHLAEALGVTRTGSVISFLPIILMGVLFGLAMDYEVFLVSRIREDYVHHGDAYKAIETGFVSASRVVTAAAVIMLGVFAAFVPDGSATIKPIAFSLAVGVFVDAFLVRMTLVPAILALLGPRAWGLPPWLDRKLPVFDAEGDGLVHELRLADWPAPGSAEVISAAGLRVDDDRGRTVFRDVELHLGPGEILAVHGSGPAGKSALLYALAGRVPNVRGDLKVLGRVLPQHAHAVRRSVAFIACKETDDPAGEVRRALEEGVGLVFLDDLDTVVATAQRAGLREAFASRAATFAVSCQSLAIVRDLLPTTAVAGLAMTPALVPAEVR, encoded by the coding sequence GTGTCGTCATTCCTCTACCGCCTCGGCAGGCTGGCCGCTCGCGGACGCGTACTGGTCACCGCGTTGTGGCTGGTGGTGCTGTGCGTCGCGGGCGGGGCGGCGCTACTGTTCGGCCAGGGCACCGACGACACGTTCGCGATCCCCGGCTCGGAATCCCAGGAGGCACTCGACCATCTCGGCCGGGTTTTCCCGCAGGTGAGCGGGACTTCGGCGCAATTGGTCGTGCTCGTCCCCGAAGGACAGCGGGCCGACTCGGCCGCCGTTCGCGACGCGGTCGGCGCCGTGGTGCCAGAGCTGACCAGGGCCCCACAGGTCTCGACGGTCGTGAATCCCTTCGACACCGCAGTGCACGACGCGGTGTCGAAGGACGGCCGAGCCGCTTTGGTCACCGTGCAACTCGACGTCGGGCTGGCCGACATCCAGCCGTCGACCCGGACCGCGCTGGCCGGCGTCGCGCAGGACCTGGAGAACCGGATCGGCCAGGGCACCGAGGTGCTCACCGGCGGCGACGCGTTCTCGGACAAGGTGCCGAAGCTCAGCCCCACCGAGGGGATCGGCCTCGTCATCGCGCTCGTGGTGCTGCTGATGGTGTTCGGTTCGTTCATCGCGGCGGGGATGCCGTTGCTGACGGCGATCCTCGGCGTCGGCGTTTCGGTGGCGCTCGTCTACGCGGCGACTTCGGTGGCGACCGTGTCCTCCACGGCGCCGATGCTCGCGGTCATGCTCGGACTGGCCGTCGGCATCGACTACGCGCTCTTCCTGCTTTCCCGGCACCGAGACCAGCTCGCCGAAGGGCTCGATGTCGAGGAGTCCATCGCCAGGGCGACCGCGACCGCGGGATCCGCCGTCATCTTCGCCGGGCTCACCGTGGTGATCGCCCTGCTGGGCCTTTTCGTCGCGGGGATCCCGTTCCTGACCACGATGGGAATCGCCGCGGCGGGCGGGGTCGCCGTCGCGGTGATCGTGGCCATCACCCTCATCCCCGCGCTGCTGGGTTTCGCCGGTGAACGGCTACGGCCCAAGAAACCGAAGAAGACCAAGCGCAAGAAGAAGTCGCGCTTCAGCCTGCGCTGGGTCCGTCTCGCCACCAAGTCGCCGTGGGTGACGATCGCGCTGATCGTCGGGGTGCTCGCGGTGGCGTCGGTGCCCGCGCTGGATCTCCGGCTCGCCTTGCCGGACAACGGAACCGACGAGGACGGCACCCCGGCCCGCGTCGCCTACGACGTCGTCGCCGAGCATTTCGGGCCCGGGTTCAACGGCCCGCTGATCGTCACCGCGGACATCCTCTCGACCACCGATCCGGTCGGGATCACGAACGGCATCGCCGACGACATCCGCCGGGTTCCCGGCGTCGCCGTCGTCCCGCTCGCCACGCCTAACCCCAAGGGCGACACCGCGATCATCCAGGTCGTACCCACGACCGGTGCCTCCGACGAGGCGACCGGAGATCTCGTCGAGCGGCTGCGGTCGATGGAGGGGCAGTTCAAGGACCGGTACGGCGTCCAGACCGCGGTCACCGGCTTCACGGCCGTCGGCATCGACGTGTCCACGCAGCTCGGCAGCGCGCTGCTCCCGTTCGGCATCCTGGTCGTCGGGCTTTCGCTGGTGCTGCTGGCGATGGTGTTCCGCTCGGTGCTGGTGCCGCTCAAGGCCACCTTCGGCTATCTGCTCTCGATCGGTGCCGCGTTCGGCGCCACGTCGTTCGTGTTCGGGCAGGGACATCTGGCCGAGGCGCTGGGCGTGACCCGGACCGGCAGCGTGATCAGCTTCCTGCCGATCATCCTGATGGGTGTCCTTTTCGGACTAGCCATGGACTACGAGGTGTTCCTCGTCTCCCGGATCCGGGAGGACTACGTCCATCACGGCGACGCGTACAAGGCGATCGAGACGGGTTTCGTGTCCGCGTCGAGAGTCGTGACCGCGGCGGCGGTGATCATGCTGGGCGTGTTCGCCGCGTTCGTGCCCGACGGCAGCGCCACGATCAAACCGATCGCGTTCAGTCTCGCCGTCGGCGTGTTCGTGGACGCCTTCCTCGTGCGGATGACCCTCGTCCCGGCGATCCTCGCGCTGCTGGGCCCGCGCGCCTGGGGCCTGCCGCCGTGGCTGGACCGCAAACTGCCGGTGTTCGACGCCGAGGGTGACGGCCTCGTCCACGAACTCCGGCTCGCCGACTGGCCAGCACCCGGTTCGGCCGAAGTGATCAGCGCCGCCGGTCTCCGCGTCGACGACGACCGCGGCCGCACCGTCTTCCGCGACGTCGAACTGCACCTCGGACCGGGCGAGATCCTCGCCGTGCACGGTTCCGGCCCGGCGGGCAAGAGCGCCCTGCTCTACGCGCTCGCCGGTCGCGTCCCGAACGTCCGCGGTGATCTCAAAGTCCTCGGCCGCGTGCTGCCGCAGCACGCGCACGCCGTCCGCCGGAGCGTCGCCTTCATCGCCTGCAAGGAGACCGACGATCCCGCCGGAGAGGTCCGCCGTGCGCTCGAGGAAGGCGTGGGTCTCGTCTTCCTCGACGATCTGGACACGGTCGTCGCCACCGCTCAGCGTGCCGGGTTGAGAGAGGCGTTCGCGAGCAGGGCCGCGACGTTCGCCGTGTCCTGCCAGAGCCTCGCCATCGTGCGGGATCTGCTGCCCACCACCGCCGTCGCGGGTCTCGCCATGACACCCGCGCTCGTCCCCGCCGAGGTCCGCTGA